CGCACGACCTCGCCGGTGGACGAGAACTATTCTGAGATGTAATCATCAACCAAAGAAAAGACGCTCTACTCCAACTTCTTCGCACGCGTTGTGTACGCGAGAAAGACCGCAAGGACCGTAATGAGCACTGCGCCAGCAGCCGCGACCTCCAATGCAGAGAGAGTGACCTGTGTCGTTACGGAGAGCCACGGCACGCTATCGGCGACTGGAAGCGCGGTGTGGTGTGGTTGGCCAACGATCGGATAGAAGTAATCGACGACGAGATCGACAGTGTACCACGTGAGCGCAACGCCGATCGCCCAGCCGGGAAACGCAGAATAGCGATGGATGACGAACGCCTCGACGACCATCGCAAGATGACTCCAGAAGAGAAAGTTGTACATCGCTGGGTGGAGTCCCAGCTGTGCCCACGCAGGAAAGAATGCGAGCAGAACGTAGGGAGTCCACAGACCGAGTTTGATGCAACCAAAAAATGCGAACATGTTGATGACTTCATTGTTGCGGTCGAGCTTCCAGAGCGCGATGCTACAAGCGATGAAGAGCGTCGCAAGGGGACTGTCTGGAACGAACGGCCACATAACGACTGGTGTCGTAGCGAACTGAGATCGGTAGTACCAGAATCCGAAGGCAGTTCCGACGAGATTGATCGCAACAACGAGCCACGCGAGCCGAAGACCGAGATTCTCGATCGTTCTCGGAAGCGG
The nucleotide sequence above comes from Halocatena marina. Encoded proteins:
- a CDS encoding DUF1405 domain-containing protein, with the protein product MDIASDDAQWSWYNRLLAYLDDDSLPPRDSLPRYVAPLPRTIENLGLRLAWLVVAINLVGTAFGFWYYRSQFATTPVVMWPFVPDSPLATLFIACSIALWKLDRNNEVINMFAFFGCIKLGLWTPYVLLAFFPAWAQLGLHPAMYNFLFWSHLAMVVEAFVIHRYSAFPGWAIGVALTWYTVDLVVDYFYPIVGQPHHTALPVADSVPWLSVTTQVTLSALEVAAAGAVLITVLAVFLAYTTRAKKLE